A single Anopheles maculipalpis chromosome 3RL, idAnoMacuDA_375_x, whole genome shotgun sequence DNA region contains:
- the LOC126561558 gene encoding uncharacterized protein LOC126561558, producing the protein MERQKVSVIVLLLMLGSLALHAAGQEVCPEPCSCDCEESMACVDCSGRGLTELPVFADINIEILDLSDNLFTTIPPELGQFPRLHYLDLSANAITRLPEDALTGMSSLSILILSENNISNWADIHPNRLLLPAGNLKELRLAKNHFTSFSSNDDNLVLTSLSLRYLDLSECKISKVSGNEVIQGLRSLEHLKLSGNPIMSVSDMQSTTLKRLELNSCKLSALQPTIFTGLTALKEVNLARNHRLSLVLPHEETSVQSVTLRKINLSHCNMDSLDLHGFPNLMTAIVRGNMVRQLDRDLFSDTALLEHLDLSSNAISSIHPEAFRVLKHLKTLDLSFNMISRIDGKLFKTNDLLTHINLSRNYISRFSRVSADSLVYLNMSWCEILTIDWDALASMGELIELDLSNNLISDIPDTLSSGTLQTLDLSMCRLSSMRNTTLVGLPELVRINLSGNRFTTPFRVDFFDKNPYLSEIWLGDNPWRCDCRSDEFFQFFQFLTDPPGRIGDRKNLQCNTPEDFFGASWEGACRSVWYPYETIGNAERIWTWLMVGVLSFFGFFCLISSIKKFISSRKKIAAEREREQNLQELREIARDNRVRLQQDAPQNAPDARESRPPCYEDALLLPKLDAASFASLDELMLRGKRRKRRRNRRASGSEAKDDDDIDEEERIQTRQRTRTRSEDVLSRRLEDTSSLEPAPDRPPVRSIYERPTSNRVVSQTEALVHISTPAVTQEQRDREEDEELHYHSIDILSLHHQPSSASERSAPPPPPRLSSTITMPSEPIETFTGISHSPYAKRKVKPLQHLNPNGSIEEITDFADRHSSPYAKRRGPLMSSFRDPSRKLPPLPDGPPPPVPQAGYGRSSEITLVENYFQPTDQNRIIDELDDYAVIPIQINAGSLESEPQPSTSGSTKAVVLAMDDRDGPLNASDSSETSSIEIIAPLVLKK; encoded by the exons ATGGAGCGACAAAAGGTATCTGTGAtagtgttgctgctgatgctagGGTCGCTAGCACTCCACGCAGCGGGACAGGAAGTATGTCCGGAACCGTGTAGCTGCGACTGTGAGGAAAGCATGGCGTGTGTCGATTGTTCCGGGCGTGGCCTTACCGAGCTTCCCGTTTTTGCGGACATTAAT ATCGAAATTCTTGACCTTTCCGACAACCTGTTCACAACGATCCCACCCGAGCTGGGTCAATTTCCAAGGCTACACTATCTGGACCTGTCGGCGAATGCAATCACACGCCTCCCGGAGGATGCGCTCACCGGCATGAGTTCGCTGTCCATATTGATCCTCTCCGAAAATAACATTTCCAACTGGGCCGACATTCATCCGAATCGCTTGCTGCTCCCAGCGGGAAATCTGAAAGAGTTACGCCTGGCGAAGAATCACTTCACAAGCTTCTCCAGCAACGATGATAACCTGGTCCTGACGAGCCTTTCGTTGCGTTATCTCGATCTGAGCGAgtgcaaaatttcaaaagtttccGGCAACGAAGTTATACAAGGGTTGCGCAGCCTGGAGCATCTGAAACTATCCGGCAACCCTATCATGTCCGTCTCGGACATGCAATCCACCACACTGAAACGGCTCGAGCTTAACAGCTGCAAACTTTCGGCACTGCAACCTACAATCTTTACCGGACTGACCGCGCTTAAAGAGGTTAATCTGGCACGGAACCATCGGCTATCGCTCGTGCTGCCCCACGAGGAAACGTCCGTCCAGTCGGTGACGTTACGCAAAATTAACCTCTCGCACTGCAACATGGACTCACTCGATCTGCATGGCTTCCCGAACCTCATGACGGCGATCGTACGTGGTAATATGGTCCGACAGCTCGATCGTGACTTGTTTTCCGATACGGCACTGTTGGAACATTTGGATCTTTCATCCAACGCCATCAGCAGCATCCATCCGGAAGCGTTCCGTGTGCTAAAGCACCTCAAAACGCTTGATCTTTCCTTCAACATGATATCGCGCATCGATGGAAAACTGTTCAAAACGAACGATCTTCTGACGCACATCAACCTTAGCCGGAACTACATTAGCCGCTTTAGCCGCGTGTCGGCCGATTCGCTCGTGTACCTCAACATGAGCTGGTGCGAAATTCTTACGATCGACTGGGACGCACTCGCGTCGATGGGTGAGCTTATTGAGCTGGATCTTTCCAACAATCTTATATCCGACATACCGGACACACTGTCTTCGGGAACGCTGCAAACGCTCGATCTCAGCATGTGCCGGCTGTCATCGATGCGGAACACAACGTTGGTCGGTCTGCCGGAGCTGGTGAGAATCAATCTTTCCGGCAATCGATTTACCACCCCGTTTCGGGTGGACTTTTTCGACAAGAATCCGTACCTAAGCGAAATCTGGCTCGGTGACAATCCATGGCGTTGCGACTGTCGCAGTGATGAGTTCTTTcagttttttcaatttcttactGATCCACCGGGAAGG ATTGGAGATCGAAAGAACCTGCAGTGCAACACACCGGAGGACTTTTTCGGTGCATCGTGGGAAGGTGCCTGTCGGTCCGTTTGGTATCCGTACGAAACAATCGGCAACGCGGAACGTATCTGGACCTGGTTGATGGTGGGTGTGCTGTCCTTTTTCGGCTTCTTTTGTCTGATTTCATCGATCAAGAAATTCATCTCCTCTCGCAAGAAAATAGCCGCGGAACGGGAGCGGGAACAAAATCTGCAAGAATTGCGTGAGAT TGCTCGCGACAATCGTGTGCGACTTCAGCAGGACGCACCTCAAAATGCTCCGGACGCACGAGAATCAAGACCTCCTTGTTACGAGGATGCCTTACTGCTTCCCAAGCTAGATGCAGCTTCGTTCGCCTCACTCGATGAACTGATGTTGCGTGGCAAGCGTCGCAAACGGCGCCGTAATCGTCGTGCATCCGGTTCCGAGGCTAAGGATGACGACGATATCGATGAGGAAGAGCGCATCCAAACACGTCAGCGAACTAGAACTCGCAGTGAAGATGTCCTTTCACGGAGACTGGAAGATACATCCTCACTCGAGCCAGCGCCTGATCGGCCACCCGTGCGATCCATCTACGAACGGCCCACATCAAACCGTGTCGTGTCACAAACGGAAGCTCTGGTCCACATCTCTACACCAGCCGTCACACAGGAACAGCGTGATCGCGAGGAGGACGAAGAACTGCACTACCATTCGATCGATATTCTAAGCCTGCACCATCAACCGTCATCCGCCAGTGAACGTTCTGCACCACCGCCTCCTCCACGGCTCAGTTCCACCATAACCATGCCAAGCGAACCAATCGAAACCTTCACCGGCATTAGCCACAGTCCGTACGCCAAGCGCAAAGTAAAACCTCTCCAACATCTTAACCCGAACGGAAGCATTGAAGAGATCACCGATTTTGCCGATCGACACTCGAGTCCGTACGCGAAACGACGTGGCCCGCTAATGTCCAGCTTTCGGGACCCATCGCGAAAACTTCCACCCCTACCGGACGGCCCACCGCCTCCCGTACCGCAGGCGGGATATGGTCGTTCGTCCGAAATCACACTAGTCGAAAACTATTTCCAACCAACGGATCAAAATCGTATCATCGATGAGCTGGATGATTATGCCGTCATTCCGATACAAATTAATGCTGGTTCTCTTGAGAGTGAACCACAACCATCTACCTCCGGTAGCACTAAAGCGGTCGTGTTGGCGATGGACGATCGAGATGGACCGTTAAATGCGAGTGATTCTAGTGAAACCAGCAGTATAGAAATTATTGCACCTTTGGTGCTGAAAAAATAG
- the LOC126561749 gene encoding protein windpipe, whose product MMAISCPKALVLLATLLAAVCLDPSVAETTATKCPQECRCETNSTIRCTSVAGLRNLDKTQPIVRLDLSGLELTKVPGVLENVRNITELDLSRNRLAEVNHLGKRIRKLDLSHNRITSAKLARIPPFVESLNLTYNDLTYLPVHLMKLKRLRSIELANNPINCTCETLHVRNWLTSRHVWSDEHVKCMAPAEFKGQPWLQVRQLDVCNPSVAEERKEGYRWDDYEDDNELMLGDAAHQEAKEEDEDDFKREYFPVGEKVKRNEPPIVVNEDEEASGDGPAIGADSSIGEDERRKVFDGAADEGSGETDVSARVIADVVDDGEVEEDQTDDGSGSGGGLLLMNIGSLDLDPVSSTTVSTIEPDHSVEEEPEETPMEFPSLHEDLGIFRDEDDEQTSHGTVPDETTSEATNARVIGAAGVLKTASETGSSGGSSETPLVENEGAVATQPEEDNQKTYLLLAILGIILVSLIIMVVCKRKPDSRNRRGKYDVETANGPGREMKEMNKNLLEKGPGDRNGHGAGSPGTAEQTPLMSPDKTDYERVFGDPQKTAFSPVKPVRTSLEKPMESFKPIAAERRTNDPVQAAPAADNNNTTGLPNGNGALHNGDASPAGVHKPPNHVPSSNGDVTDPDGHLAVPMESPRSKRYSPIYVPTSPKSDRYSPVYSPETGRVKIKLTETPKPKTPILVTRSRSRAGDIITTMDDQKF is encoded by the coding sequence ATGATGGCCATAAGCTGTCCGAAAGCGTTGGTGCTATTGGCAACCCTGCTAGCTGCGGTTTGTTTGGACCCGAGCGTAGCGGAAACGACAGCAACGAAATGTCCGCAGGAGTGCAGATGTGAAACAAACTCGACCATACGATGTACGAGTGTGGCTGGTTTGAGGAACCTTGACAAAACGCAACCCATTGTTCGGCTGGATCTGTCCGGCTTGGAGCTAACGAAGGTTCCGGGAGTGTTGGAAAATGTGCGAAACATCACCGAGCTGGATCTATCGAGGAACAGGCTGGCGGAAGTGAACCATTTGGGCAAGCGCATCCGTAAGCTCGATCTCAGCCACAATCGTATCACGTCGGCAAAGTTGGCCCGCATACCACCGTTTGTGGAGTCGCTTAACCTAACGTACAACGATCTTACCTACCTGCCAGTGCATCTGATGAAGCTGAAGCGGTTACGGTCGATTGAGTTGGCGAACAATCCAATCAACTGTACCTGCGAGACGCTGCATGTCCGAAATTGGTTAACTTCGCGGCACGTGTGGTCGGACGAGCACGTCAAGTGTATGGCACCGGCAGAGTTTAAGGGTCAGCCATGGTTGCAGGTCCGTCAGCTGGATGTGTGCAATCCGTCGGTAGCGGAGGAACGCAAAGAAGGCTACCGGTGGGATGATTACGAGGACGATAACGAACTGATGCTGGGTGATGCTGCTCACCAGGAAGCGAAAGAAGAGGACGAGGATGACTTTAAGCGCGAGTACTTCCCGGTGGGTGAGAAAGTGAAGCGTAACGAGCCACCGATTGTTGTGAACGAGGACGAGGAAGCTTCTGGCGATGGACCCGCCATTGGAGCGGACTCTTCGATCGGCGAGGACGAGCGAAGGAAAGTGTTCGATGGTGCAGCTGATGAAGGTAGCGGAGAGACGGATGTTAGTGCACGTGTAATCGCTGATGTGGTAGATGATGGTGAGGTGGAGGAAGACCAAACGGATGATGGTagcggtagtggtggtggtttatTATTGATGAATATCGGATCGCTCGATCTTGATCCAGTGAGTAGCACGACCGTCTCAACGATCGAGCCCGATCACAGCGTTGAGGAGGAACCGGAGGAAACTCCGATGGAGTTCCCCAGCCTTCACGAGGATCTCGGTATCTTCCGTGATGAGGACGACGAGCAAACATCACATGGAACCGTGCCCGATGAGACTACGTCGGAAGCAACGAATGCTCGGGTGATTGGAGCAGCGGGTGTACTGAAGACCGCAAGTGAAACGGGTAGCAGTGGTGGATCTTCGGAAACTCCTTTGGTGGAGAACGAAGGAGCTGTTGCAACACAGCCCGAGGAAGACAACCAGAAAACGTACTTACTGCTTGCCATTCTGGGCATTATTTTAGTGTCGTTGATCATTATGGTTGTGTGCAAGCGGAAACCAGATTCGCGCAACCGTCGTGGCAAGTACGATGTCGAGACGGCCAACGGTCCAGGGCGCGAGATGAAGGAGATGAACAAAAATCTGCTGGAGAAGGGACCGGGCGACCGGAATGGACATGGCGCAGGTAGCCCAGGAACTGCCGAACAAACACCACTCATGTCACCGGACAAAACAGACTACGAGCGGGTTTTTGGAGATCCTCAGAAAACCGCATTCAGTCCAGTGAAACCGGTGCGGACGTCACTCGAGAAGCCGATGGAATCGTTCAAACCGATTGCGGCCGAACGGCGAACAAATGACCCGGTACAGGCTGCACCAGCTgcggacaacaacaacacgacGGGTCTACCGAATGGCAATGGTGCGTTACACAACGGCGATGCATCACCGGCCGGTGTCCACAAGCCCCCCAACCACGTGCCATCATCGAACGGGGACGTCACCGACCCGGACGGTCATCTAGCGGTGCCGATGGAGTCGCCGCGTTCGAAACGCTACAGCCCAATTTACGTGCCTACCTCGCCCAAGTCGGATCGTTACAGTCCGGTGTACTCGCCCGAAACGGGCCGCGTGAAAATAAAGCTTACCGAGACGCCCAAGCCGAAAACGCCCATCCTGGTGACGAGGAGTCGTTCGCGGGCGGGCGATATCATTACCACGATGGATGACCAAAAGTTCTAG